In one window of Gossypium hirsutum isolate 1008001.06 chromosome A01, Gossypium_hirsutum_v2.1, whole genome shotgun sequence DNA:
- the LOC107925556 gene encoding secoisolariciresinol dehydrogenase has product MSTSSSAVSTQKRLEGKVALITGGAGGIGEATARLFVQHGAKVVIADIQDDLGQAISQELGEENISYVHCDVTLDSDVGNAVDFAVSKHGKLDIMFNNAGISSPDKNIVTSNDERFKRVLDINIFGGYLGSKHAARVMIPAKKGCILFTTSVWSVIGSADVGHAYVTSKHALVGLAKNLGVELGQYGIRVNCISPHGVATPMLTRPFGNLEKEKVEELIAMGSNLKGVVLEPEDVAQAALYLASDDAKYVSGLNMIIDGGYSTTNPSLSNVMKSLSSKV; this is encoded by the exons ATGAGTACCAGTTCTTCGGCTGTTTCAACCCAAAAAAG GCTTGAAGGGAAGGTTGCATTGATAACTGGAGGCGCTGGTGGCATAGGTGAGGCTACAGCAAGGTTATTTGTTCAACATGGTGCTAAGGTTGTCATTGCAGACATTCAAGATGATTTAGGACAAGCTATCTCTCAAGAACTTGGAGAAGAAAACATCTCATATGTTCATTGCGATGTTACATTAGACTCTGATGTCGGAAACGCAGTTGATTTCGCCGTTTCGAAGCATGGGAAGCTTGATATAATGTTCAACAACGCCGGTATATCCAGTCCCGATAAGAACATAGTTACTTCAAACGATGAGAGATTCAAAAGGGTTCTTGATATCAATATCTTTGGAGGGTATTTGGGATCTAAACATGCTGCTAGGGTGATGATACCGGCGAAGAAAGGGTGCATTCTGTTTACAACAAGCGTATGGTCAGTGATCGGTAGTGCCGATGTTGGGCATGCATATGTGACATCGAAGCACGCGTTGGTAGGGTTGGCTAAGAATCTAGGGGTGGAATTGGGGCAATATGGGATTCGAGTAAACTGTATTTCGCCGCACGGTGTGGCGACTCCGATGTTAACGAGACCGTTCGGTAACTTGGAGAAGGAGAAAGTGGAGGAACTGATAGCCATGGGGTCGAACTTGAAAGGGGTGGTGCTGGAACCAGAAGATGTGGCTCAAGCGGCTTTGTATTTGGCGAGTGATGATGCTAAGTACGTAAGTGGACTCAATATGATCATCGATGGAGGCTATAGTACCACCAATCCTTCCCTGTCCAATGTTATGAAGAGCCTGTCATCCAAAGTTTGA